A stretch of DNA from Atribacterota bacterium:
TTCTTTAATCTTATAAATTTATTTTTATAAATATAATCTGAATTAGTATCAATTTCTACAAATCCACTTTTTATTAAATGAGCATTAACAAATGTTTTATTTTTTAGATAGATATATACTAATAAATTACCATTATTATCATATTTGATATTATCATATTTTAAGAATACCTTTTGGTTTTTTAGTCTAGATTTTAAAAAAGTTATTGCTTTATCCATATTGTTTTTATTAGATTTAATGCCAATTAACCTTACCTTTATATTATTATTTAAAATTAACTCTTCTGGACTAATAACATCTTTTACTGAGAAAGATTCTTGCCTTACTGGCTTTGAAGAATCGATTTTAGAACCAAATTTTAGTTTCCTTGGATCTATCTTTTTATCAAACTTTATAGGGTCTTTAAACTGGTAAGATAGCTTTTTAATTTCTAAATTCCAATTTACTCTTAATGATTTTTGTTTAACAACTTCAAACACTGCCGTTTGGAAAAGTTCCCTTCTATTTATTCCTACCTTATCTTGAATAATAGATAAGAATTTCTCATTTATTTCATAACCAATTGAATTTCTATTTAGATTCTTAGCAGCTAAAACGGTTGTTCCACTTCCCAAGAATGGATCTAAAACAGTATCTCCAGTAAAACTAAACATTTTAATAAGTCTCTTTGG
This window harbors:
- a CDS encoding DNA methyltransferase; translation: MITKHKIIIGDSRKMEEIPDKSIHLIITSPPYWQLKDYGIEKQIGFGDSYEDYINNLNLVWTECYRLLHDSCRLCINIGDQFARSVYYGRYKIIPIRTEIIKFCESIGFDYMGAIIWQKPTTMNTTGGATVMGSFPYPRNGIIKIDYEFILIFKKSGTPPKVSKEIKEKSKLSKEEWNEYFSGHWNFNGEKQTGHLAMFPEELPKRLIKMFSFTGDTVLDPFLGSGTTVLAAKNLNRNSIGYEINEKFLSIIQDKVGINRRELFQTAVFEVVKQKSLRVNWNLEIKKLSYQFKDPIKFDKKIDPRKLKFGSKIDSSKPVRQESFSVKDVISPEELILNNNIKVRLIGIKSNKNNMDKAITFLKSRLKNQKVFLKYDNIKYDNNGNLLVYIYLKNKTFVNAHLIKSGFVEIDTNSDYIYKNKFIRLKKDIYG